A single genomic interval of Lathyrus oleraceus cultivar Zhongwan6 chromosome 7, CAAS_Psat_ZW6_1.0, whole genome shotgun sequence harbors:
- the LOC127100809 gene encoding WRKY transcription factor 28, translating into MSDEPKQPYFQNFILDHQTTTTDQGSNNMYCEKQLSTFPNLYDSSSSQPNCFDPSSYNMSFTECLQGTNMDHYNSSLANSFGVLSPSSSEVFSSVDQGNQQKPEVGADQTLANSSVSNSSSSEAGVAEEDSGKRKKNGQVIKEEQGQQDNTKNGNNKVDKKKGEKKQKEPRFAFMTKSEVDQLEDGYRWRKYGQKAVKNSPYPRSYYRCTTQKCTVKKRVERSYEDPTTVITTYEGQHNHPVPTSLRGNAAAMFTPSLLSAPTPFSYGSNFPQDFLLHMHHHHNNTFNISSQPSSTNSASVAASIFSHNNNVNNSLLHQYQQQQQLVPDQYGLLQDIVPSMFLNN; encoded by the exons ATGTCTGATGAACCTAAACAACCCTACTTCCAAAACTTCATCCTAGATCATCAAACAAcaacaacagatcaaggatctaACAACATGTATTGTGAAAAACAATTATCTACCTTTCCTAATTTATATGACTCTTCATCTTCACAACCTAATTGCTTTGATCCATCCTCTTATAACATGAGTTTCACAGAATGTTTACAAGGAACTAACATGGATCACTACAATTCATCCCTTGCTAACTCTTTTGGAGTACTATCTCCTTCTTCATCAGAGGTTTTTTCATCTGTTGATCAAGGAAACCAGCAAAAACCAGAAGTGGGTGCTGATCAAACCCTTGCTAACTCATCTGTCTCTAACTCCTCATCTTCTGAAGCTGGTGTAGCAGAAGAAGATTcaggaaaaagaaagaaaaacgGACAAGTTATTAAAGAAGAACAAGGACAACAAGACAACACTAAAAATGG GAACAACAAGGTGGATAAGAAGAAAGGAGAGAAGAAACAGAAGGAACCAAGGTTTGCTTTCATGACAAAGAGTGAAGTTGATCAACTAGAAGATGGATATAGATGGAGAAAATATGGACAGAAAGCTGTTAAGAATAGTCCATACCCTAG GAGCTATTATAGGTGTACAACACAGAAGTGTACAGTGAAAAAACGCGTAGAAAGATCATATGAAGACCCAACAACTGTGATAACAACATATGAAGGTCAGCATAATCATCCTGTCCCCACTTCTCTTAGAGGCAATGCGGCTGCCATGTTCACACCTTCTTTGCTATCTGCACCTACCCCTTTTTCATATGGATCAAACTTCCCTCAAGATTTTCTTCTCCATATGCACCACCATCATAACAACACCTTCAATATCAGTTCTCAACCAAGTAGTACTAATTCTGCTTCTGTTGCTGCTTCCATTTTTTCACACAACAACAATGTTAACAACTCTCTTCTTCatcagtatcaacaacaacaacaacttgTTCCTGATCAATACGGATTGCTTCAAGATATTGTCCCTTCCATGTTCCTCAATAACTGA